In the Bradyrhizobium guangzhouense genome, one interval contains:
- a CDS encoding ABC transporter ATP-binding protein, whose amino-acid sequence MNGANEIAIDVKGLTKSFGGREVVHELSMQVKRGSIYGFLGPNGSGKTTTIRILCGLLTPDSGEGTCLGYDILKDAEKIKRQVGYMTQRFSLYQDLSVRENLEFVARLYGLADARGAARDMIKRLGLSGREEQLAGELSGGWKQRLALGACTLPNPKLLLLDEPTAGVDPKARRDFWNEIHALAADGLTVLVSTHYMDEAERCHEIAYIAYGHLLAHGTVEEVIAKSALTTYTVTGELGGLAADLAGKPGVDMVAPFGTSLHVSGRDVAALEASIAPWRQKSELHWQKSAPSLEDVFIELMGRSKDNFR is encoded by the coding sequence ATGAACGGTGCGAACGAGATCGCGATCGACGTTAAGGGCCTGACCAAATCGTTCGGGGGGCGTGAGGTCGTGCACGAGCTGTCGATGCAGGTGAAGCGCGGCTCGATCTACGGCTTCCTCGGGCCCAACGGCTCGGGCAAGACCACGACCATCCGTATCCTCTGCGGCCTGCTGACGCCCGACAGCGGCGAGGGCACCTGCCTCGGCTACGACATCCTGAAGGACGCCGAGAAGATCAAGCGCCAGGTCGGCTACATGACGCAGCGCTTCAGCCTGTACCAGGATCTCTCGGTGCGCGAGAATCTCGAATTCGTCGCGCGGCTCTATGGCCTCGCCGACGCACGGGGTGCCGCGCGCGACATGATCAAGCGGCTCGGGCTCTCGGGCCGCGAGGAGCAGCTCGCCGGCGAGCTCTCAGGCGGCTGGAAGCAGCGCCTGGCGTTGGGCGCCTGCACGCTGCCCAATCCAAAACTGTTGCTTCTGGATGAGCCGACCGCGGGCGTCGATCCCAAGGCGCGGCGCGATTTCTGGAACGAGATCCATGCGCTCGCCGCCGATGGTCTCACCGTGCTGGTCTCGACCCACTACATGGACGAGGCCGAACGCTGTCACGAGATCGCGTATATCGCCTATGGCCATCTCCTGGCGCACGGCACGGTGGAGGAGGTGATCGCAAAATCCGCGCTGACCACCTACACGGTCACCGGCGAGTTGGGCGGTCTTGCGGCCGATCTCGCCGGCAAGCCCGGTGTCGACATGGTGGCGCCGTTCGGCACCTCGCTGCACGTCTCGGGCCGCGACGTTGCGGCCCTCGAAGCCAGCATCGCGCCGTGGCGGCAGAAGAGCGAGCTGCACTGGCAGAAATCTGCGCCATCGCTGGAAGACGTCTTCATCGAGCTGATGGGCCGCTCCAAGGACAATTTCCGATGA